TTTTCCCTGATGAACGGGTTGGGAGTGCTGCCGGATCGGAACATTACCGTCCGACTCGTCGATCAGCGGCAGCTGGCTCGAGTTTTCGCCGGCATTCCCACGGCTCATCCCGACGCCTCACTGCAAGGAGTCACCCGCACGCGACGGTTTTCCAAAGAGGGGCTTGAGCATGAGATTTTTCTGTGTCTTGGACTTCCGCGCAACCGGTTGGCAGCCGTCGCCGCCCACGAGTACGCGCACGCTTGGGTGCATGAGAATGTTCCGGTTGAACGAGTTTTGGATCGCGATACGGTGGAAGCATTCTGTGAGTTGGCCGCGTTTGAGGTGATGCGTCAGCGGGGGGATCAGGTGGAGATGGGGATGATTCGCGAGAACACCTATACGCGGGGCAAGATTGACGTGTTGCTGAAGGCTTCAGCGGACTACCAGTTTCATCGAGTGGCACAATGGATGAAGGCGGGGACGGACGAAACCTTGGAGCGGGAGCGGATGCATCGGGTTACCAGCTTGAAGCCATCGGACGCTCCCAGCTTCGGCTATCTGGCCGTGGTGCAGGCGCGGGTTCCTGAGATCTTGGTCCTGAAGGGGCTTTCTGGCACCCCGCCCAAGCAGTTCGCTCTGATCAACGACGCCACTCTCCGCGTCGGTGAGGAGGCCCGCGTTCGGGTGGCTCAGACCAATGTTTTGGTGCGGTGTGTGGAAATCCGCGAGCAGTCCGTCACGGTTCGCATCAATGGCGCTTCCGAGGTCACCGAGCTGCGGCTTCGAGATCGCGACTAGCAGCCTCTCGGCGAGTCAGGGGCCGGGGAATTGCCCTTCCTTCAGATCTTTCGCCAGCCTTTTCCGGGAATGAATTCCCTGCTTCCGCCGGATTTGCATCCAGAACAGACCATACTCACGGTGAACAGGACCAGAACGAGATAGATGCACTTGCGCATGCGGACAGTCTAAAGACAGTTGTCAGCGGCGCAAGCTTGGCACACATTCAGGGCCAGCGATGGCTCGTCAACCCAAGTCACTGAAAGGTTCATTGCTTCTCGACGGAGGCAATCTGCATGGTTCCCTCTTTCGCCGGAGCGTCGTCTTGATCTGTCAGCATGATCCCGAGGGGGCCTTTGGGCTTATTCTCAACAAATCCACCGGTGCCCGGCTCGGCGAGGTGTTACCCGGCAACCTGCCCGACAGCCTCAAATCCCAGCCCCTTTTCAGCGGGGGTCCCGTTCAGCCTCAATCGCTTAGCTACCTTCACAGCGATCTTCAGCTCCTCAAGCCCAATGTGATGAAGAATCTTAATGTTGGGCATAGTCTGGAAGACTTGGTGGAAATCGCCGAAACCAATTCGCTCACCCAGCGGCTTTTGGTCTTTGCGGGGTATGCGGGCTGGGATGCGGGTCAACTGGACGATGAGATGCGCCGGGAGGCCTGGCTTACCCATCCGGCCAGCCTCGACCTGATCTTTTCGCCGGCACCAGAAACATTGTGGAATCGGGTGGTGAGCAAGAAAGGATGGCGCTATCGCCTCATGGCGGAGGGCCCGGAAGACCTCTCCTCGAACTGATTTTCACAAACAACGCTTGCACAGGCAGCTGGGCGTTGTAAAAAATTGCCGGATTTGAGTTTATAAGTAGAACTGCTAAAGAGCGTTTCTAGTTCGAGTGATAGTAGATAAACACAAGAGAGCCCGGCTGGAAGACCGAGGAACGAGTCGACAGAGTTCGACCCAGGTTTGGCCGGCGTGGTTTTAATGGCAGTGTGGCAGACGTGCAGCGATCGAATATGAATGTAGACCGATTAACCGGGTTGCCGCCCAAGCAGGGCATGTATGATCCTCAGTTCGAACATGACGCTTGCGGCGTGGGGTTCGTGGCGAACGTCAAG
This window of the Verrucomicrobiales bacterium genome carries:
- a CDS encoding YqgE/AlgH family protein, which gives rise to MARQPKSLKGSLLLDGGNLHGSLFRRSVVLICQHDPEGAFGLILNKSTGARLGEVLPGNLPDSLKSQPLFSGGPVQPQSLSYLHSDLQLLKPNVMKNLNVGHSLEDLVEIAETNSLTQRLLVFAGYAGWDAGQLDDEMRREAWLTHPASLDLIFSPAPETLWNRVVSKKGWRYRLMAEGPEDLSSN